The genomic stretch TTTGTGTACGTCCATGGCCCCTGCGGTGCTGTGCAGTCCGAACCCGTCGCGTTGACGTTGGCAGAGTCTCCGGCGGCTTCCGCCGGCGGCCCCTACCTCGGCTGCGCTGCTCTGCCGGTTCCCGTCGCGGGCCAAGCAACGGATTACTCCGGGGTGCTGTGGACGACGAGTGGCCAGGGCAGCTTTGTCGACCCTACCGCACTCGTCACGACTTATCTGCCCTCCCCTGACGATGCCTCGGCCGGTGCAGTCACACTAACACTGACGGTAACCGCGGCCGCGCCGTGTGATGGTTATGCTTCTGACACCACCGTGCTCTCGCTTGCGGGCAACGCGGTTGCGGATGCAGGGGAAGATCAGTCCTGCCTGTGCTCCAGTAGACCCGTACAGCTTGCCGGTGGCGCCGACCATGGCATGCCGCTGTGGTCAACTCTGGGTGACGGTTCCTTCGACGACCCAACCCGCCTGGATGCGGTCTATACGCCCGGTCCCGGTGATACTGCCGCGGGCTCGGTTATGCTGACATTGTCCGTCACGGCCGGTGAACCGTGCCCAGGCGTGGCGCACGACACGGTGATGCTGACGTTCGACATCGCCGGACCCGCATTCACCCCCCCTGCCGACGTGGTCGTCACGGCAGCGGCCGGTGGCTGCACGCGCACGCTCACAGCGCTCGAGGTCGGGCTACCGACGGAGGTAAGCGACGCCTGTGGGAGCCCCACGACGGTTGGTTACGAGCGGCCCGGCTTCACGCCAGGCACCGGCCTGACCCTGCCGTACAGCGGCGTTACGGAAATCACCTGGACGGTCACGGATGCATGCGACAACAGCAGCTCGCACGTGCAACGGGTAGAGGTGCGCCCGGTCAACGAGTTGCGCGTTGACGTGCAGTTGCAAGGCACACTGCACGATCCCAACCTGGGCGTGTCCGGTGATACCCTGATACGCTGCCTGACGCTGACGGCGGGCTGCGAGGGCGGGGCGCCGGTGGTGGAGCAAGCGATCGAAGTGTTGTTCTCCGCAGATCACGACGAGACGAACGGGCAGGCCGTAGCTGGCATGGAGCTGGTGGAAGTTCCGTGCGGCGATTACACGTGCGTCGCGATTGAGGACCCGCTTCATACGCTGCGAGCAGCCACCGTACCAGTAGCGCTGGACGGCGTGTGGGTCGCGGTGTTCACGGGCAGCGAACCCTTGGTCCAAGGTGACCTCTACCCGGATAACCTCATCGACATTGCAGACTTCGGCGTGTTCATTACGTCCTGGAGCCAACCTCCAGCGACCGCGGGAACGGCCTGTGGGACACCCTGGCCACACGCCGATGTGAGCGGGGACAGCGCGATTGGTGCGGCGGATTTCGCGTTCATTCAGCAGAACTTCCTCCGCATCGGAGCGCCGGACTGCTGCGGCGCGCGCGAGGCCGGCATACCGCGGACGTCGCTGACCCTGCGTGAGGTCGAGCGACTGGGGCTACCTCGGTGGGTCGACCTGACGGGTGATGGGGTGTTGGACGCCGGGGACATGTTCGCATTCCTGATGGGCACACGGCCGGTGATGCCAGCGCCGACCGCATTCCGACCCCAGCCCGAAAACGAGGAGGTTCGACCGGAGGTCCAGAAGGATACGCGTGAGGCGCCGCTGGTACGCAAGCGGCGGGAGTAGTCCGCGCTCGAGAATGGAGGTGCAAGAGATGTTGGGAATCATGCAAACTCGCACGACCGCGATGTTGTGTGGCGTAGCGCTGGGCATGGCCCTGGGCGGTGCATCGGTCACTCAAGGTGGGGTGATTCACCTGGAGTGGCGACCGGCGGTCGCGATGGCCGAGGTCGGCGGCGGATTAAGCTTGGAGTTATACGCAGTATCGTCGGAGCCGCAGGGCGCCGGATTGAACAGCGCGCAGGTGCTGCTGGGGTGGGATCCGGCCGTGTTGCGGCTGACGGGGTCGAACCCGGCCGGGGGTGTGGGGCTGGCTGCTGCGGGCTTTCCACCCAACGATTCGTGGGGCTTCAATGAGGCGAGCCCGCCGGCGGATGGAGATGCCCTGTGGTTCGGGTTCGCACCGCTGACGTTCCCGCCGACGGAGTTACCGGTGTCCCCCGCCGGTACGCTGCTGGCGACGGTGGAATTCGTCGCGCTGCTGCCGGCAACGGTCTCGGAGATCACATTGGTCCGCAGCGGACAGAAACCCGGGCGTCCGATGGCCCATACGGAGGTGTACACCGGAACACAGAACGTACTTGGCGCACTTGGGGCGCCGGCGCGGGTGACGGTGGTGCCGGAACCGGCGAGCTTGCTGGGCAGCGTTGTGCTGCTGCTCACACGAAGGCGGCGGGCATAAGGGCGCACTACACCGTACGTTGGCAGGGAGCGCAAAAAAGCGGGCGGGCTGCCTGCTTGCAGAACAAGCCGACAAGCCCGCCACGCGCTCCCTCTCCGGCCCTCACCAGGACCTGCTTCAAGCTTACTCTGCTTGCGGCACCGCAACCGAACGCTCCGCCGTATAGCCATAGCCCTCCGGGAAGAGGAAGCGGCCGCGCTCGTCGCTGCGCTTCGGCTCCTCGATCTGGATGCGGTTGTGCTCGGCCCACGGATCGCGACGGACACCGGTCACCTGCCAGGAAACTTTCAGGCCGGGCTGGCCACCGGAGATTGCGAAACTGTTACCTTCGATCTCACGGGCGATGTAGAGGTTCGGAGCCGGGGCACCGATCGCGGTAAGCTGGTAGCGATACTCGGCGTTGAGCGCTTCGAACCAGTCCGGCAGGACGACAACGGCCTCGCCATTGCGATCGAGGAGCACGGTGCCGTTGTAGATGTTCATCATGTCGGGCGACTCGACGAACGAGTGTGAGAGGTACATGTTCTCCGGATCGAGCGGGTGGTCGATCTTGAACGAACCGCCCGACTTCGAAAGCGTGCCGTTGATGTGGGTGCGACCGTTGAACCATCCGGCGTAGCCGCTGACGTTGCTGCCGCCATTCGAGCCGTACACGCCGTAGCCGTTGAAGGACTGGCCGTAAATGCCCGTGCCGTCGTTGGCATAGCCCGAGACGCCGCTGCCGCCCTGGGCGGAGCTGTCGCCCCGGACGCCAGAGCCGCCCGTCGTGTTGTTCACCCCGCGTACACCGGCCCCACCCGACGCAGCGCTCTCACCCCGCACACCGGCGGAGGTTCCGGACCCGAGCACACCGTAGCTGAAGGCCGCCGTCGTATGCCCCTCCACTGCATTGCCGCTGGTGGTCCTCACTTCAAGGCGTGCGGCCGGGGACGTGGTGCCGATACCGACGCTGCCGTCGCTCTGCACCGTGAGCCGGTCGCCGGAGTTATGGACGTGCCACTTCCCGGTCACACCGTCGAGGTAAGTCCAGGCCGTCTGCGTGCCGGTGGCATAACCGTAGAACGGCTTGGCGTTGTTGCTCTCTGTCGTGATGTACATGCCGCCGTAGTTCGTGCCCGTCGCGCCGGCATGCACACCGAACCACTCGGATCCGACGAGATAATTGCGGTTGATCAGGACGATCTGGCTTTGAGTATTGGTGATGCGATCGGCACCCGCACGCGTCCAATAACTGTTGAGGGCAAAGAGAGCATACGGTGCGGCTGTCACGGACTGGCGCGGAGCAAGTGCCGTATAGCCACCACCGCTGCCGGCGGGACGAACCCCGATCTGCAACCAGCGGGCATCTCCGTTGAAGGGTGACGCGCCGGCGCCAAAGTTCACCTCGACCGTGAAACGCCCGTCGACCACGGATACGTCGGCGTGGTTGCTCGTGCTGTGCAGAAAGCCACCAACCGCGGCGTCGTAGACCTGAATCTGGAGGTCGTACAGGCCGTTGGCCGGCATGCCCCCCTCGGAGAGGACGCCCTGATAGGTGAAGGAAGTGGCAAGAGGTGCGGCGAGCGCACACGAGACGAAGGTCATGGCAGCGAGCGCTACCAGCGTACGACGGAACATAGCGGCTTCTCCTTGAATACCTTTTGGTGCCTTCGGCCGGGAGCGACGATTCGCTTCGGATACTGCCGGGAAGCCCCGAACGGTCATCGCCGGCAGAAATAGTCACAAGGAAGCACGGCGCAACCCTCAGAAACGGCCACCGACAGAATTCGCCCACAACTGGCCGCGACCGCTCCGCTGCGCGCGAGGCCCGCCGGACCTTGCCCCACCCACTTTCCTGGAGGATTTTCCCCTGGGTCGGGCGTGCTTGGTCAGCGCGACGATCCACTGGAGATGATCATGTCCGATCGACACGTCGAGTTCTTCGGTCCCGATCTCGGGCGCGGTCCGTTCGCAGCTCACCGGATCGAGACCGCCGCCCTGCAAATCGCCACCGCTTTGGCGCAACTCCGCACGCCGCTTACTCGCAGCGACGCAGACTTGCTCGCACATGGCGACTTCATCCGCACCCTGGCCGACCGCCTCGCACCCGACTACGCCGCGGCCGTCGCGGTTGATGTTGGTACCGAGAGCGTGAACCAGATCGCCTGCTCCCTGCGGACGGCATTGAGTGCGCACAGTCTGATCGAGTGCTGGTTGGCAGACACGATTGGTGGCGGGGTGAGCGCGACGGCTCCGGACAGCATTACGTTTCACAGCGGGGCTGTTCTGCGGACGATCTTGACGAACCGTCACTTCCTGCTGATTACGACCGACACGGGCATCGTCGACCTGAACGTACAGTACAGCGGCGTGAAGTCGTGGCGCTGGGCCGTGGCCCGCCACGGCCGGGTGTACTACTCGACCACATTGCAGTTCACCTAGGGTAGTACGATGCCGGCGGAGACGGGTCGATGAGTGGCAGCGCGATTGGAGTTGGACTCGACAGCGAAGGGGTTCCGGCCGAACCCATGGGCGGCGACGTGTATCTCGTGCCCTGGCGGGCATTATGGCAGGCGTCGTGGCCGTGGCGCGTGGACGGGCGCCCGATTCGAGCGTTCACCGCCCATGCGCAGCGGGACGAACTCGTGTACGTCACACCGGGAGACGCGGAACTGCTGGCGGAGTACGGCGAGCCGGTGTGGGATGTTCGGGAATGGGGCGCTTAGCGGGCGGGCACGGCAGCGAGCCCGTCGAAGGTTACCTCAACTTCGAGCGCTCCGACGTCGACGACAGCCAGTTTCTTATCCGGCAGGATTCGGACGATGCGACCTACGCGATGGAATCGTCGCACGTAGACCGCGTCGAGCGGCTTGAGTTGGGCGGCCTGCTCAACCGTGAGCGGCGGTGGCATAGGCCGCTCGCGCTCCTCCGACGCGCGTGGGGGGCGTTGGGAGGGACGCTGCGGGTCGTTTGGCCGCGTGGCCGGTGACGGAGCGGTGCCCGGTGCCCCCCGCGTGGCTGGCGCGCTGCGCGGAGCGCTGCGGTCACGCTTCCTGGGGCGTGGCGGCGGCGCAGCGACAGCGACCGGGCGCGGCGGTTTCGGCGGGGGCGGCGGGGTCTCGGGTGGCAGCACATCTCCAAGTGGAACCTCGACTGTAAACGCGCCGACATCCACCTCGGCACGGTGCTGGTCGAGTCGGAGGCGGACAATACGGCCGTCGCGGTCGAAGTCGCGCACCCGCACCGCGTCCCCGGGCTGGAGATGTACGACGCGCTGCACCCACTTCTGAAAGTCCGCCTGCTGCCGCTCGAGTTGGACACGGACAGCATCGGCCGCCGTGGCGCTCTGGCGGGCGGTGTCGCGGGCCACATCGGCCTCGCGGCGGGCGACCTCGGCCTGCTGCTTGGCCGAGCGGGTCCCCTCCAGGGCCGTGTGCAGCATGCGATGGCTGCGCGAGATATTGCGACGCGCCGCACCAGCGAGCCGCTTCGGCAGTCCGAGCTTCGAGGCGATGTCGATCGCGTTGCTGTGGCCGGCCTGACCAATGCGGAGGTGGTACGTCGGCCGCAGGGTTTCAGCGTCGAAGTCCACACATGCGTTTTCGGCATTGCCACGCGTGAGCGCGAAGACCTTGAGCACACCGAGGTGCGTGGTAATGACACCGCGACACTGGAGGCGCGCCAGTTCATCGAGAATGGCCACACCCAAAGCGGCCCCCTCATCCGGGTCGGTTCCGGCCCCCAGTTCGTCAATCAGCAGCAGCGCATGGGGACCGGCATGGCGCAACATGTCGATGATGCGGCGGATGTGCGCACTGAAGGTGCTGAGCGACTGCTGCAAGCTCTGTTCGTCGCCCACGTCGATGAGCACGTTGCCGAAGAGTCCCATCCGGGAGCCGCGGTCCGCCGGGACCGGGAGCCCCGCCTGCAGCATGAGACTAAGCAATCCGATGGTCTTGAGCGCAACGGTCTTTCCGCCGGTGTTCGGCCCCGTGATGATGAGCAGATTGAAATCCAGACCAAGGCGGTAGTCGATCGGCACGACTTCGACCGCGGATTCCCCCTGTTGCTGACGTTGTCGAGCCAGCGCAAGTAATAAGGGATGCCGCGCGCCACGGACGTTCAGGGTGTGGTCGGTGGTGAGTTCGGGCACGACCAGACCGTAATCACGTGCGAAGCGCACCTTCGCGGTGATCAGGTCGAGCACGGCGAGCGCGTCGAGCGTACGCTCGATCTCGGCTGTATTCACGTGCACTTCGTTGCTCAGGGTCCACAAGAGCCGCCCGACTTCCTCCTGCTCCTCACTGCGGAGATTGCTGATCTGGTTGTTCAGTTCGACGATCGCGGCCGGCTCAACGTAGAGCGTCGCACCGCTGTCCGAGGTGCGATGCACGATCCCCGGGACGCGCCCGCGACATTCCGCCCGCAACGGCAGCACCATGCGGTCGCCGTGGAACGTGTGGTTGGAATACTGGAGCAGCTTGCGGATGCCGGTATCACGCAGGAGTCCATCCATGACGCCGCCGATGCGCTCACTGGCCTCCTCGATGGACCGGCGGATGCGCAACAGCTTGGGGCTGGCGTCGTCGCGCACCTGGCCGCGCTCGTCAATCACCGCCGCGATTCGGTCGGCGATGGTCTGAAAGTCGCCGATGCGACCGGCCAGATGCTGCAATTCCGGATGGTCAGCCGGCAGGTCACGCAGGTACGCGGCGACGCCATGTGTGCCGCGCAGCGTAAGGCCGAGTTGGGACATGTCCTCGACACCGACTCGCAAAGGCGGCCCGCAGCGTTGAACAATGGCACGTACGTCGGTGATGCCGCCATAAGGTGGCAGGCCGCGTTCTACAATCAGACGCTGCAATTCGGTCACCTGATTGAGCCAGCGCTCCAGCAGCGCAAACCGCGTCACGGGATGAACATGCGCGGCCAGTGACTTGCCCAGACCGGTCATGGCATAGCCGGCGAGCAACTCGCGGACACTCTCGAACTCCAGGCATTCGAGTGTATGGGCATCCATGGCGCGCTTGGATTGCTCCGTGGGGCCGGTGGTGACACAATGAGATGCTCGGTCCTGGTTTGACCGACGCCCCGCGAGACCGACCAGCCATAGTGGGAGCGTATGCGAAGCGATCCACCTCCGGCAAGAGCAGGATGCCGCCGCACGGCACTGGCCGTCTGGCTGTGTGCGGCCGTCTGCGCAGGCACGAGCGCCACCGCTGCGGCCCAACACGCGGGGACTGCTTCGCAGTCGCTGGCGGCACCGGCAGCTCCGCGCGCCGCGGAGGACCCACCGTCGGCGGTGCTCGCAGCGGCGCGCGCTGCGCTCGCCAACGAAGGGCCGGCGAGTGCCGAACGCCTGCTGGAGGCGGCCTTGCAGCAATGGCCGCTCGACACCGATTTGCGGCTCCTGCACATCCGCACGGCACTTGCGAGTGGGCGGACCGCAACGGCACTGATGCGCGTAGAGCAGGCGAAGC from Phycisphaerales bacterium encodes the following:
- a CDS encoding DNA strand exchange inhibitor protein, producing the protein MDAHTLECLEFESVRELLAGYAMTGLGKSLAAHVHPVTRFALLERWLNQVTELQRLIVERGLPPYGGITDVRAIVQRCGPPLRVGVEDMSQLGLTLRGTHGVAAYLRDLPADHPELQHLAGRIGDFQTIADRIAAVIDERGQVRDDASPKLLRIRRSIEEASERIGGVMDGLLRDTGIRKLLQYSNHTFHGDRMVLPLRAECRGRVPGIVHRTSDSGATLYVEPAAIVELNNQISNLRSEEQEEVGRLLWTLSNEVHVNTAEIERTLDALAVLDLITAKVRFARDYGLVVPELTTDHTLNVRGARHPLLLALARQRQQQGESAVEVVPIDYRLGLDFNLLIITGPNTGGKTVALKTIGLLSLMLQAGLPVPADRGSRMGLFGNVLIDVGDEQSLQQSLSTFSAHIRRIIDMLRHAGPHALLLIDELGAGTDPDEGAALGVAILDELARLQCRGVITTHLGVLKVFALTRGNAENACVDFDAETLRPTYHLRIGQAGHSNAIDIASKLGLPKRLAGAARRNISRSHRMLHTALEGTRSAKQQAEVARREADVARDTARQSATAADAVRVQLERQQADFQKWVQRVVHLQPGDAVRVRDFDRDGRIVRLRLDQHRAEVDVGAFTVEVPLGDVLPPETPPPPPKPPRPVAVAAPPPRPRKRDRSAPRSAPATRGAPGTAPSPATRPNDPQRPSQRPPRASEERERPMPPPLTVEQAAQLKPLDAVYVRRFHRVGRIVRILPDKKLAVVDVGALEVEVTFDGLAAVPAR